A window of Notolabrus celidotus isolate fNotCel1 chromosome 11, fNotCel1.pri, whole genome shotgun sequence contains these coding sequences:
- the LOC117822108 gene encoding L-rhamnose-binding lectin SML-like isoform X1, whose protein sequence is MLGFKLSSTLLLAATCLLMTPVDSSKSVITCDNARDVQRLRCDSGVIMVEAALYGRQNTMFCSAGRDPDQLADTECAQDGTMDIIKKRCDGKMTCEFDTRIVRTSDPCVGIDKYLQTNYTCVPAFHMATCEHSYATLSCSEGRVIFVYGADFGRRDRTTCSHMRTAAQIADVECSDPTALVAERCNGKSSCMIKASDSVFGDPCPGITKYLELAYVCEYTVKAPEESDHMME, encoded by the exons ATGCTCGGCTTCAAACTCAGCAGCACACTGT TGCTGGCAGCAACATGTCTGCTCATGACGCCAG TTGATTCCTCAAAGAGTGTTATCACCTGTGATAATGCCCGTGATGTTCAGCGCCTCAGATGTG attctggagtgaTCATGGTTGAGGCAGCACTGTATGGACGTCAAAACACGATGTTCTGCAGTGCAGGCAGGGATCCGGATCAGCTTGCCGATACCGAATGTGCTCAGGACGGCACAATGGACATCATCAAGAAACG GTGTGATGGCAAGATGACGTGTGAGTTTGACACACGTATAGTCCGTACCTCTGATCCCTGCGTTGGCATCGACAAATATCTACAAACCAACTACACCTGTGTCCCAGCGT TTCACATGGCTACCTGCGAGCACTCTTACGCAACATTGTCTTGTA GTGAGGGGCGGGTTATATTTGTCTATGGTGCTGACTTTGGACGTCGGGACAGGACCACATGCTCTCACATGAGAACTGCCGCTCAAATCGCAGATGTTGAGTGCTCAGACCCCACCGCATTAGTTGCTGAAAG GTGCAATGGGAAGTCCAGCTGCATGATCAAAGCCAGCGACTCAGTCTTTGGGGACCCCTGTCCAGGCATTACCAAGTACCTGGAGTTGGCTTACGTATGTGAAT ATACTGTGAAGGCTCCAGAGGAATCCGACCACATGatggaataa
- the LOC117822108 gene encoding L-rhamnose-binding lectin SML-like isoform X3: MLAATCLLMTPVDSSKSVITCDNARDVQRLRCDSGVIMVEAALYGRQNTMFCSAGRDPDQLADTECAQDGTMDIIKKRCDGKMTCEFDTRIVRTSDPCVGIDKYLQTNYTCVPAFHMATCEHSYATLSCSEGRVIFVYGADFGRRDRTTCSHMRTAAQIADVECSDPTALVAERCNGKSSCMIKASDSVFGDPCPGITKYLELAYVCEYTVKAPEESDHMME, encoded by the exons A TGCTGGCAGCAACATGTCTGCTCATGACGCCAG TTGATTCCTCAAAGAGTGTTATCACCTGTGATAATGCCCGTGATGTTCAGCGCCTCAGATGTG attctggagtgaTCATGGTTGAGGCAGCACTGTATGGACGTCAAAACACGATGTTCTGCAGTGCAGGCAGGGATCCGGATCAGCTTGCCGATACCGAATGTGCTCAGGACGGCACAATGGACATCATCAAGAAACG GTGTGATGGCAAGATGACGTGTGAGTTTGACACACGTATAGTCCGTACCTCTGATCCCTGCGTTGGCATCGACAAATATCTACAAACCAACTACACCTGTGTCCCAGCGT TTCACATGGCTACCTGCGAGCACTCTTACGCAACATTGTCTTGTA GTGAGGGGCGGGTTATATTTGTCTATGGTGCTGACTTTGGACGTCGGGACAGGACCACATGCTCTCACATGAGAACTGCCGCTCAAATCGCAGATGTTGAGTGCTCAGACCCCACCGCATTAGTTGCTGAAAG GTGCAATGGGAAGTCCAGCTGCATGATCAAAGCCAGCGACTCAGTCTTTGGGGACCCCTGTCCAGGCATTACCAAGTACCTGGAGTTGGCTTACGTATGTGAAT ATACTGTGAAGGCTCCAGAGGAATCCGACCACATGatggaataa
- the LOC117822108 gene encoding L-rhamnose-binding lectin SML-like isoform X2 has translation MVLAATCLLMTPVDSSKSVITCDNARDVQRLRCDSGVIMVEAALYGRQNTMFCSAGRDPDQLADTECAQDGTMDIIKKRCDGKMTCEFDTRIVRTSDPCVGIDKYLQTNYTCVPAFHMATCEHSYATLSCSEGRVIFVYGADFGRRDRTTCSHMRTAAQIADVECSDPTALVAERCNGKSSCMIKASDSVFGDPCPGITKYLELAYVCEYTVKAPEESDHMME, from the exons ATGG TGCTGGCAGCAACATGTCTGCTCATGACGCCAG TTGATTCCTCAAAGAGTGTTATCACCTGTGATAATGCCCGTGATGTTCAGCGCCTCAGATGTG attctggagtgaTCATGGTTGAGGCAGCACTGTATGGACGTCAAAACACGATGTTCTGCAGTGCAGGCAGGGATCCGGATCAGCTTGCCGATACCGAATGTGCTCAGGACGGCACAATGGACATCATCAAGAAACG GTGTGATGGCAAGATGACGTGTGAGTTTGACACACGTATAGTCCGTACCTCTGATCCCTGCGTTGGCATCGACAAATATCTACAAACCAACTACACCTGTGTCCCAGCGT TTCACATGGCTACCTGCGAGCACTCTTACGCAACATTGTCTTGTA GTGAGGGGCGGGTTATATTTGTCTATGGTGCTGACTTTGGACGTCGGGACAGGACCACATGCTCTCACATGAGAACTGCCGCTCAAATCGCAGATGTTGAGTGCTCAGACCCCACCGCATTAGTTGCTGAAAG GTGCAATGGGAAGTCCAGCTGCATGATCAAAGCCAGCGACTCAGTCTTTGGGGACCCCTGTCCAGGCATTACCAAGTACCTGGAGTTGGCTTACGTATGTGAAT ATACTGTGAAGGCTCCAGAGGAATCCGACCACATGatggaataa